The Thermocrinis albus DSM 14484 genome segment AAGAAGCCCCTTTCGTCGGTGAACACAACAGGTCTTATTAGCACCACGTCAGGTATCTCTAACCTTATGAACTCAAAGGGCATCTGCGTACCTCAGCAGTGAAAGTAAAGTCTCTCAGCTATATTTGTTTCCTCTTCCGCCACCTTCAGGAGATACTCTCCGTAACCTGTCTTCTGGTAAAGGCAAGCAAGTTTTTTCAGTTCCTCCCTGTTTATCCAACCGTTTCGGTAAGCTATCTCTTCCACCGCTCCCAACATGTAGCCTGTCTTCTCTTCTATGGTCTGCACAAAGTTTCCTGCCTCCAGAAAGCTGCTGTGGGTTCCCGCATCAAACCACGCAAAACCCCTTCCCAGCAGGCTTACTCTCAAAGACCCTTCCTTTAGGTACTCCTCTAAAAGGGAGGTGATCTCGTACTCACCTCTGGCTGAAGGTTTTACCCTTGCCCCCTTTTCAAAGAGAGTTATGTCAAAGAAGTATATACCTATAACAGCAAAGTTAGACTTAGGTTTTTGTGGTTTTTCTTCTATGGAAAGAACCCTCCCTTCTTGATCAAACTCCACCACGCCGAAACGTGTAGGATCTTGAACATGATAGCCAAAAACGTACGCACCTCCTTCTCTCTCCACGCTATCTTTTACCTTTCTGAAAAGTTCTCCTAGGTTATGTCCGTAGAGGATGTTGTCTCCCAAAACTACCATAGCTGGATTTTCACCCACCAGATCCCTTGTACTCATTATGGCATGAGTAAGACCCAAGGGTGCCTCCTGAAGGGAGTACTCTATCCTCATGCCAAGGTGGCTGCCGTCCTTCAAGAGCTTTCGGTAAAAGGGTTCGTCGGAAGGGTTTATCACTATAACTACCTCCCTTATACCTGCCAGCATAACGAGGGAGAGAGAGTAATAAATCATAGGCTTGTTGTAGATGGGAAGGAGGTGCTTGTTGACCACCTGTGTGACAGGGTACAGTCGTGTACCCGATCCCCCCGCCAGCACTATACCTTTCATCTACTCCACCACCCTAT includes the following:
- the rfbA gene encoding glucose-1-phosphate thymidylyltransferase RfbA, which gives rise to MKGIVLAGGSGTRLYPVTQVVNKHLLPIYNKPMIYYSLSLVMLAGIREVVIVINPSDEPFYRKLLKDGSHLGMRIEYSLQEAPLGLTHAIMSTRDLVGENPAMVVLGDNILYGHNLGELFRKVKDSVEREGGAYVFGYHVQDPTRFGVVEFDQEGRVLSIEEKPQKPKSNFAVIGIYFFDITLFEKGARVKPSARGEYEITSLLEEYLKEGSLRVSLLGRGFAWFDAGTHSSFLEAGNFVQTIEEKTGYMLGAVEEIAYRNGWINREELKKLACLYQKTGYGEYLLKVAEEETNIAERLYFHC